Proteins encoded in a region of the Campylobacter geochelonis genome:
- a CDS encoding DUF234 domain-containing protein, translating into MLNELFRNGFLILEKSREKKPTPKCKNEKLPRELRRYTVHDKVHFKSHFMRFWFRFIQPNLALLEAGKIDEILEIIRDDFDNYCSLGFELLSANLLKKHFKNHDMEIYSFWTKEFEMDIFADYDGDFIVGEVKYKERKVCKNLLNLLELKCEKLKIKPKFIALFSKSGFSKELTTLKRDDLLLFEMEDFKLLLT; encoded by the coding sequence GTGCTAAATGAACTTTTTCGAAATGGCTTTTTAATTTTAGAAAAAAGCAGAGAAAAAAAGCCAACACCAAAGTGTAAAAACGAAAAACTTCCACGAGAGTTAAGGCGATATACGGTGCATGATAAAGTGCATTTTAAGAGCCATTTTATGCGCTTTTGGTTTAGATTTATCCAGCCAAATTTAGCGCTTTTAGAAGCTGGAAAGATAGATGAAATTTTAGAGATTATAAGAGATGATTTTGATAATTACTGTAGCCTTGGATTTGAGCTTTTAAGTGCGAATTTGCTAAAAAAACATTTTAAAAACCACGATATGGAAATTTATAGTTTTTGGACAAAGGAATTTGAAATGGATATTTTTGCCGATTATGATGGCGATTTTATCGTAGGCGAGGTGAAATACAAAGAGAGAAAAGTATGTAAAAATCTTTTAAATTTACTTGAACTTAAGTGCGAAAAGCTAAAAATCAAGCCTAAATTTATAGCTCTTTTTTCAAAAAGCGGCTTTAGCAAGGAGCTAACAACTCTAAAAAGAGATGATTTGCTCCTTTTTGAAATGGAGGATTTTAAGCTACTTTTAACTTAA
- a CDS encoding SelT/SelW/SelH family (seleno)protein has product MQVKITYCNSUNYRPQAFRVKEEILSKYPDANVELVLGSGGNFIVDVDGKVIFSKVELERPRFPAPNEILELMA; this is encoded by the coding sequence ATGCAAGTTAAGATAACTTATTGCAACAGCTGAAACTATAGACCACAAGCTTTCCGTGTGAAAGAAGAGATTTTAAGCAAATATCCAGATGCTAACGTTGAGTTAGTGCTTGGTAGCGGTGGAAATTTTATAGTCGATGTTGACGGCAAAGTGATTTTTTCAAAAGTCGAGCTAGAAAGACCAAGATTTCCAGCCCCAAATGAGATACTAGAGCTTATGGCTTAG
- a CDS encoding TrkH family potassium uptake protein — protein MTKFFRSILLSYIVAAITGAFVLSLDVMRTKPLEFIDLLFTTTSAVCVTGLTTLNLATDFTFYGQCVVLALIQLGGFGFMMIASMILIFVGKNIDFQSKFLIKEQLDYPHMQGLIKFSKKAFFFVVGIEFVGAVLLALIFWFDMPFKEALWAGIFHSVSAFNNAGFSTFETNLMGYRDNFFINLIISSLIILGGLGFLVLSEIYGYRKDKNHKFSIHTKLVLLFTPIFIVLGFVIVLLFEWYHKGGLGDLSAYSKIISSYFLSVNLRTSGFNSIDLSFLNDETLFFSSILMVIGAAPGGTAGGIKITTVAVLLIYAYQTLRGRECIVFKRVIPDETIKKAFLILIMAMFYVVISAMILSAFEDTQNKMFLPLLFEICSAFGTVGLSVGDGGVLSLSAKFGEFGKIYIMTLMFLGRVGVLMFSAAIIKSYKKTSVSYPKEEVIL, from the coding sequence ATGACTAAATTTTTTCGTTCGATTCTTTTAAGCTATATCGTAGCCGCCATTACTGGGGCTTTCGTGCTAAGTCTTGATGTGATGAGAACAAAACCGCTTGAGTTTATCGATCTGCTTTTTACTACAACTTCAGCAGTTTGTGTTACTGGACTAACTACTTTAAATTTAGCTACTGATTTTACATTTTATGGACAGTGCGTGGTGCTTGCTCTAATCCAACTTGGCGGATTTGGCTTCATGATGATAGCTTCTATGATTTTGATTTTTGTTGGCAAAAATATAGACTTTCAAAGCAAATTTCTCATAAAAGAACAGCTTGATTATCCGCATATGCAAGGGTTGATTAAATTTAGCAAAAAGGCTTTTTTCTTTGTTGTTGGTATTGAATTTGTTGGAGCTGTGCTTTTAGCGCTTATATTTTGGTTTGATATGCCGTTTAAAGAAGCGCTTTGGGCTGGAATTTTTCACTCAGTTTCGGCTTTTAACAACGCTGGATTTTCAACTTTTGAAACAAATTTAATGGGCTATAGAGATAACTTTTTTATAAATTTAATCATTTCCTCACTTATCATTTTAGGTGGGCTTGGTTTTTTGGTTTTAAGCGAAATTTATGGATATAGAAAGGATAAAAATCATAAATTTAGTATCCATACTAAGCTTGTTTTGCTTTTTACTCCGATTTTTATCGTTCTTGGGTTTGTTATCGTGCTACTTTTTGAGTGGTATCACAAGGGCGGACTTGGGGATTTAAGCGCTTATAGCAAGATTATAAGTAGCTATTTTCTATCTGTAAATTTACGAACTTCTGGGTTTAATAGCATAGATTTATCGTTTTTAAATGATGAAACGCTGTTTTTCTCTTCTATTTTAATGGTTATTGGAGCAGCACCTGGTGGAACTGCAGGCGGTATTAAAATCACGACCGTTGCGGTGCTTTTAATCTATGCTTATCAAACCTTAAGAGGGCGCGAATGTATCGTGTTTAAGCGAGTGATTCCAGATGAAACGATAAAAAAGGCTTTTTTGATTTTAATCATGGCGATGTTTTATGTAGTAATTTCAGCTATGATTTTAAGCGCATTTGAGGATACACAAAATAAGATGTTTTTACCACTTCTTTTTGAAATTTGCTCTGCTTTTGGCACAGTTGGGCTAAGTGTTGGGGATGGTGGCGTGCTTTCTTTGAGTGCTAAATTTGGCGAATTTGGTAAAATTTATATCATGACACTGATGTTTTTAGGGCGTGTTGGAGTGCTAATGTTTAGTGCTGCAATTATAAAATCATACAAAAAAACATCGGTTTCTTACCCTAAAGAGGAGGTTATACTATGA
- a CDS encoding DJ-1 family glyoxalase III, with amino-acid sequence MKKVAVIFANGFEEIEALSIVDVLRRADIDALSVGLEKKNVTGAHGVELKTDMVLDDLKVEEFEMIILPGGLPGAKHLAQSEKLGVVLREFDTNNLKIGAICAAPWALSTAGVLKSSYTCYPGFEAEVKHKGYVSDVNVVKDQNIITSRGPATAMEFALEVVKELRGEARYQEVKNGLLFK; translated from the coding sequence ATGAAAAAAGTAGCAGTTATCTTTGCAAATGGTTTTGAAGAAATCGAAGCTTTAAGCATAGTTGATGTTTTAAGAAGAGCTGATATAGACGCGCTTAGCGTTGGTTTAGAGAAAAAAAATGTAACTGGTGCTCACGGAGTGGAGTTAAAAACTGATATGGTTTTAGATGATTTAAAAGTAGAAGAGTTTGAGATGATAATCTTGCCTGGTGGGCTCCCTGGAGCAAAACATCTAGCACAAAGTGAAAAACTTGGCGTTGTTTTAAGAGAATTTGATACAAACAACCTAAAAATAGGCGCTATTTGCGCTGCTCCTTGGGCGCTATCGACTGCTGGAGTTTTAAAAAGCAGTTACACTTGCTACCCTGGTTTTGAAGCAGAAGTTAAGCACAAAGGTTATGTATCTGATGTAAATGTTGTAAAAGATCAAAACATAATCACATCAAGAGGCCCAGCCACCGCTATGGAATTTGCACTTGAAGTTGTCAAAGAATTAAGAGGCGAGGCAAGATATCAAGAGGTAAAAAACGGACTTTTGTTTAAATAA
- a CDS encoding undecaprenyl-diphosphate phosphatase: MDFLHAIILGVVEGLTEFLPVSSTGHMILTSELLGLEQTNTLKCFEVVIQLGSILAVVFMFFDKLRQDINLWIKLAVGFVPTAAIGFLLYKHIKALFNPSTVAYMLIIGGIVFIAIELLRRKKPVQNEVATLDDISFKQAFIVGFSQCFAMIPGTSRSGATIIAGLLCGLSRKVAAEFSFLLAIPTMFAATFYDAYKNIDIFKENLNHAFIFLLGGAVAFVVALLAVKLFIKFVSKFDYIPFGIYRIAVGLLFLICIL, encoded by the coding sequence ATGGATTTTTTGCACGCGATTATACTTGGCGTTGTCGAGGGACTAACGGAATTTTTGCCGGTTAGTTCAACTGGACATATGATACTTACTTCGGAGCTTTTGGGTTTAGAGCAAACTAATACTTTAAAATGCTTTGAGGTAGTTATACAACTAGGCTCGATTTTAGCGGTTGTTTTTATGTTTTTTGACAAGCTTAGACAAGATATAAATTTGTGGATTAAACTTGCGGTTGGTTTTGTGCCAACAGCGGCGATTGGCTTTTTGCTTTATAAACATATAAAAGCACTATTTAACCCAAGCACAGTCGCTTATATGCTTATAATAGGCGGTATTGTCTTTATAGCTATCGAGCTTCTGCGCCGCAAAAAACCAGTGCAAAATGAAGTCGCCACGCTAGATGATATAAGCTTTAAACAAGCCTTTATTGTGGGCTTTTCACAATGTTTTGCTATGATTCCAGGAACTTCAAGAAGTGGCGCTACTATCATCGCTGGACTTTTGTGTGGGCTTAGTAGAAAAGTAGCAGCAGAGTTTAGCTTCTTGCTTGCGATTCCTACGATGTTTGCAGCAACTTTTTACGATGCATATAAAAATATCGATATTTTTAAAGAAAACTTAAACCACGCTTTTATCTTTTTACTAGGTGGTGCGGTTGCCTTTGTGGTAGCACTTTTAGCGGTTAAGCTTTTTATAAAATTTGTTAGCAAGTTTGATTATATACCGTTTGGAATTTATCGTATTGCTGTCGGACTGTTGTTTTTAATCTGTATTTTATAA
- a CDS encoding RNA recognition motif domain-containing protein, with translation MNIYVGNLSYRMTEAELRGTFEEFGEVTRARIVKDRETNRSKGFGFVEMTSDEDALKAITALNDKEVAGRALRVNEARPKD, from the coding sequence TTGAATATCTATGTAGGTAATTTGTCATATCGTATGACAGAGGCAGAGCTTAGGGGAACTTTTGAAGAGTTCGGTGAGGTTACTCGCGCTAGAATCGTGAAAGATCGCGAAACAAACAGATCAAAAGGCTTTGGCTTTGTTGAAATGACTAGTGACGAAGATGCATTAAAAGCTATCACAGCTTTAAATGACAAAGAAGTTGCTGGACGCGCTTTAAGAGTGAACGAGGCTCGACCAAAAGATTAA
- a CDS encoding aminotransferase class V-fold PLP-dependent enzyme, whose amino-acid sequence MDISKIRDNIILKEGIYYFDYTASGLAYKPIEEEILRILQTYSNTHSESSQTARITSEYYENARNGIKSLLKLKDDFYLMPCGYGSSGAIKKFQELVGIYIPPASKKVLNLDIKTLPNLPLVIVSPYEHHSNEVSFREGLCEVIRVPLGEDGKIDFSKFSEILNANRGRKIIISFSAASNVTGILSDYKRVYLTAKAYSAIVAFDASSISAYANLDSDFFDALFISGHKLLGGVGSCGLLAIKKNLCKDDEPTFAGGGTVTYVGKNKQLYTVDKEQLEQGGTPGILQLIRAYLAFKLRNDIGLDVIKNKEKYLGEYFLSKISKIEDVVLYAKDIGMDERLPIFSLNVDGFNPYDFAAILSQNYEVETRAGCACAGPYGHDLLGLGDEYEIDETNKPGWVRVSLHYTHTKEDIDYLISAIKAIIKKRGKIKFTKGRYIC is encoded by the coding sequence TTGGATATTAGCAAAATTAGGGATAATATTATATTAAAAGAGGGAATTTACTACTTTGATTATACGGCTTCGGGACTTGCTTATAAGCCTATAGAAGAGGAAATTCTTCGAATTTTACAAACTTATTCAAACACACACTCAGAATCCAGCCAAACAGCACGCATAACAAGCGAGTATTACGAAAACGCACGAAATGGCATAAAAAGTCTTTTAAAACTAAAAGATGATTTTTATCTTATGCCTTGTGGATACGGTTCAAGTGGGGCTATAAAGAAATTTCAAGAGTTAGTTGGAATTTACATCCCGCCAGCTAGCAAAAAAGTCTTAAATTTAGACATTAAAACCTTGCCAAATTTACCTCTTGTTATCGTATCGCCATATGAGCATCACTCAAACGAAGTTAGTTTTAGAGAGGGACTTTGCGAGGTGATTAGAGTGCCGCTTGGCGAAGATGGCAAGATAGATTTTTCTAAATTTAGTGAAATCTTAAATGCAAATCGCGGTAGAAAAATCATCATCTCATTTAGTGCTGCTTCAAATGTAACTGGAATTTTAAGCGATTATAAAAGAGTTTATTTAACCGCAAAAGCCTATTCTGCGATAGTCGCCTTTGATGCGTCATCAATAAGTGCATATGCGAATTTAGACTCTGATTTTTTTGATGCGCTTTTTATATCTGGACATAAACTTTTAGGTGGCGTTGGGAGTTGTGGGCTTTTAGCTATTAAAAAAAATCTTTGCAAAGATGACGAACCTACCTTTGCGGGGGGCGGAACGGTAACTTATGTTGGGAAAAATAAGCAGCTTTATACTGTAGATAAGGAGCAACTCGAGCAGGGTGGAACGCCTGGGATTTTGCAACTTATCCGCGCGTATTTGGCATTTAAATTACGAAATGACATAGGTCTTGATGTTATCAAAAATAAAGAAAAATATCTAGGTGAGTATTTTTTAAGTAAAATTTCAAAGATAGAAGATGTGGTTTTGTATGCTAAAGATATCGGGATGGATGAGAGACTGCCGATTTTTTCTTTGAATGTTGATGGCTTTAATCCTTATGATTTTGCTGCGATTTTAAGTCAAAATTATGAGGTGGAAACTAGAGCAGGATGCGCGTGCGCTGGACCTTATGGGCATGATTTATTAGGGCTTGGGGATGAGTATGAGATAGATGAGACAAACAAGCCAGGCTGGGTTAGAGTAAGCCTTCACTATACGCATACAAAAGAGGATATTGACTATCTAATTAGTGCAATAAAGGCGATTATCAAGAAAAGAGGAAAGATAAAATTTACTAAAGGCAGATATATTTGCTAG
- a CDS encoding alpha/beta hydrolase, with translation MKTLKRVFFIAIFVYIATVLTLFLFQEKLIFVPTKVDTKYKFNFDSPFKELNLKANDGAILNGVVFKAKKAKGAVLFFHGNAGWIKNWENAKNVWLELGYDFYLFDYRGYGKSGGKINSEKELFIDAKLMLNEVLKDFKLENIIVVGHSLGTGIAAKTACDAMAKNLVLLSPYYSFENLAKEIMPFVPKFTLKYKIKTADFLQNCQSRINIFHGKNDELIKISHSQNLSKFLKPNDKIYLLNASHNDIFYNQEFLNLVKTSFK, from the coding sequence ATGAAAACTTTAAAAAGAGTGTTTTTTATCGCTATTTTTGTTTATATTGCTACTGTTTTAACTCTTTTTTTATTTCAAGAAAAGCTGATTTTTGTGCCAACTAAAGTTGATACAAAGTATAAATTTAACTTTGACTCACCATTTAAAGAGCTAAATTTAAAAGCTAATGATGGCGCTATTTTAAATGGAGTTGTCTTTAAAGCTAAAAAAGCCAAAGGCGCAGTTTTATTTTTCCATGGAAATGCTGGCTGGATTAAAAACTGGGAAAATGCTAAAAACGTCTGGCTTGAGTTGGGGTATGATTTTTATCTGTTTGACTATAGAGGTTATGGCAAAAGTGGCGGGAAAATCAACAGCGAAAAAGAGCTTTTTATCGATGCAAAACTGATGTTAAATGAGGTTTTAAAAGACTTTAAGTTAGAAAATATTATCGTAGTTGGGCATTCTTTGGGCACTGGAATCGCAGCTAAAACAGCTTGCGATGCAATGGCTAAAAACTTAGTTTTGCTATCGCCATACTACTCGTTTGAGAATTTAGCCAAAGAAATTATGCCGTTTGTGCCTAAATTTACTTTAAAATACAAGATAAAAACTGCTGATTTTTTGCAAAACTGCCAAAGTAGGATTAACATTTTTCACGGTAAAAACGATGAACTTATCAAAATTTCGCACTCCCAAAATTTAAGCAAATTTCTAAAACCAAATGATAAAATCTATCTTTTAAACGCTTCTCACAACGATATTTTCTACAATCAAGAGTTTTTAAATTTAGTAAAAACTAGCTTTAAATAG
- the dnaE gene encoding DNA polymerase III subunit alpha — protein MSEFTHLHLHTEYSLLDGANKIGELAKTLKERGSTSVAMTDHGNMFGAIDFYKTMRKNGIKPIIGIEAYIHNHDEINDTSDKQRFHLILLAKNEAGYKNLMYLSSMAYLDGFYYNPRINKKVLKEHSDGIVCSSACLQGEVSFHLNQSERNLKRGAKGYERAKEVALEYKEIFGDDFYLEIMRHGIGDQLKIDDMLIRLSKETGIKLIATNDTHYTFKSRANAHEAFMCIAMGKTIDDPNRLKHSVHEFYVKTDDEMKALFADIPEAISNTQEICDKCNLSFAFDNKDYRPTPPNFKFSIEYAKDLGLNLPKPDERYSKENDDFLFRYESRRGLENRLKFIDQSKHQDYKERLEIELDIIENMGFSGYMLIVYDFIKWAKENDIPVGPGRGSAAGSLCAYSLRITDLDPLPYNLLFERFLNPARISMPDIDVDFCQERRGKVIDYVVEKYGKANVAQVATFGKLLARGVIRDVARVCDMPLRDADAMAKLIPEILGITLNGDGDPQSPKYKPGAYQLEPKLKELIENNAMATRVWKLALDLEGLNRNAGMHAAGVVISNEPLWSKVPLFRQTKNDDGHYITQYTKDYLEDVDLIKFDFLGLKNLDVIDNAIKLVKMRYNKDIVWENIDFNDPRTYKTIQSGNNLGLFQIEGAGMQDLASSLKPDCFEDIIAMISLYRPGPMDLIPDFIARKHGRAKVEYLMNEVKDILEPTYGIIVYQEQVMQIVQKIGGFSLGEADLVRRAMGKKEEKKLAAMKAQYLDGAKNLGYDVKKADELFELIMKFASYGFNKSHAAAYSMITFQTAYLKTYYPAEFMAALLTAEENNIDKVAKYIDEIKRLDIDILPPSINNSYRQFSVIQKDGKDAIIFGMGAIKGVGYGAIENIVKERENGEFKDINDFVSRIDSFKVNKRVIDSLIKAGAMDCLGLSRKTLVQNIESITDACRSSAKIKNDAQNSLFGLEDGIAEVEVNLVENGGEFDLKTLLKLEKESLGIYISGHPLDEYADLIKDVKYTLTSEFEELEQITETILVGKIEEIDVKITKSGKKMGIVSVIDLHGNFEMVVFDNVLKDLERLDKDELDMPHAFRVRIIKDESQYKITLNEFLTIEEVKNGDFKKKSYNKGNGYASKNSGANGYKKSDEVARVIENYEFFIELAKLDKERIDKIYRFAYASNNPKNSKKLILKVAFNSKIFIYETNFFIDESFINKVNEILVA, from the coding sequence ATGAGCGAATTTACACATTTACATCTTCACACAGAATACTCGCTCCTTGATGGAGCAAACAAAATCGGCGAACTTGCAAAAACGCTTAAAGAGCGCGGAAGCACTAGTGTAGCGATGACAGATCATGGAAATATGTTTGGTGCTATTGATTTTTATAAGACGATGCGAAAAAACGGCATAAAGCCAATTATAGGCATAGAAGCTTATATCCATAACCACGATGAGATAAATGACACTAGCGATAAACAGCGCTTTCACTTGATTTTACTTGCCAAAAATGAAGCAGGGTATAAAAATTTGATGTATTTAAGCTCGATGGCGTATTTAGATGGATTTTACTATAACCCGCGAATCAACAAAAAGGTTTTAAAAGAGCACAGCGATGGGATAGTCTGCTCATCTGCTTGTTTGCAAGGCGAGGTTAGTTTTCACTTAAATCAAAGTGAGAGAAATTTAAAAAGAGGCGCAAAAGGCTATGAAAGAGCCAAAGAGGTTGCGTTAGAATACAAAGAGATTTTTGGTGATGATTTTTATCTTGAGATTATGCGTCATGGTATCGGCGATCAGCTTAAAATCGATGATATGTTAATCCGCCTTTCAAAAGAGACAGGCATAAAACTAATAGCAACAAACGACACTCACTACACTTTTAAAAGCAGAGCCAATGCGCACGAAGCATTTATGTGTATTGCGATGGGAAAGACAATCGATGATCCAAACCGCCTAAAGCACAGCGTTCATGAGTTTTATGTAAAAACAGATGATGAGATGAAAGCCTTGTTTGCCGATATCCCAGAAGCGATTTCAAATACGCAAGAAATTTGCGATAAGTGCAACCTAAGCTTTGCATTTGATAACAAAGATTACCGTCCAACGCCGCCAAATTTTAAATTTTCCATTGAGTATGCTAAGGATTTGGGTCTGAATTTACCAAAACCAGATGAGAGATACAGCAAAGAAAATGATGACTTTTTGTTTCGTTATGAGTCGCGTCGTGGACTTGAAAATAGGTTAAAATTTATCGATCAAAGCAAACATCAAGATTATAAAGAACGTCTTGAAATTGAGCTTGATATCATAGAAAATATGGGCTTTTCAGGCTATATGCTCATAGTTTACGACTTTATAAAGTGGGCTAAGGAAAACGATATTCCAGTAGGTCCAGGGCGTGGTTCGGCGGCTGGAAGTTTGTGTGCTTACTCGCTTCGTATAACAGACCTTGACCCACTTCCTTATAACTTGCTTTTTGAGCGTTTTTTGAATCCAGCTCGTATAAGTATGCCAGATATCGATGTGGACTTTTGTCAAGAAAGAAGAGGTAAAGTTATAGACTATGTCGTAGAGAAATATGGCAAAGCCAATGTCGCGCAAGTTGCGACCTTTGGTAAACTTTTGGCTCGTGGAGTTATAAGAGATGTTGCTAGGGTTTGTGATATGCCACTTCGTGATGCTGATGCGATGGCGAAGTTGATTCCTGAAATTTTAGGAATCACTTTAAACGGCGATGGAGATCCACAAAGCCCAAAATACAAACCAGGAGCATATCAGCTTGAGCCAAAGCTAAAAGAGCTTATAGAAAATAACGCTATGGCGACAAGAGTTTGGAAGCTTGCGCTTGATTTAGAAGGGTTAAATAGAAACGCTGGCATGCACGCAGCTGGAGTTGTTATCTCAAATGAGCCACTATGGAGCAAAGTCCCGCTTTTTAGGCAGACTAAAAACGATGATGGACACTATATCACGCAGTATACAAAAGACTATCTTGAAGATGTGGATCTGATAAAATTTGACTTTTTGGGTCTAAAAAACTTAGATGTGATTGATAATGCAATCAAACTTGTTAAGATGCGTTATAACAAAGATATCGTGTGGGAAAATATCGATTTTAACGATCCAAGAACTTATAAAACTATCCAAAGCGGAAACAACTTAGGGCTTTTTCAAATAGAAGGCGCTGGTATGCAAGACTTAGCTTCAAGTCTTAAGCCAGACTGTTTTGAGGATATCATCGCGATGATTTCGTTATATCGTCCAGGACCTATGGATCTTATACCTGATTTTATCGCTAGAAAACACGGCAGAGCCAAAGTTGAGTATCTAATGAATGAAGTTAAAGATATCTTAGAGCCAACTTACGGAATCATCGTTTATCAAGAGCAAGTTATGCAAATCGTGCAAAAAATCGGCGGCTTTTCGCTTGGCGAAGCGGACTTAGTGCGCCGCGCGATGGGTAAAAAAGAGGAGAAAAAACTTGCTGCTATGAAAGCACAATATCTTGATGGAGCAAAAAATTTAGGTTATGATGTAAAAAAAGCAGATGAGCTTTTTGAGTTGATTATGAAATTTGCTTCATATGGATTTAACAAATCCCACGCAGCTGCTTACTCGATGATAACTTTTCAAACTGCGTATTTAAAAACCTACTATCCAGCCGAATTTATGGCAGCTTTGCTAACAGCAGAGGAAAATAACATCGATAAGGTTGCAAAGTATATAGATGAGATAAAACGCCTTGATATCGATATCTTGCCACCTTCGATTAACAACTCATATAGGCAATTTAGCGTTATTCAAAAAGATGGAAAAGATGCTATTATCTTTGGAATGGGCGCTATTAAAGGTGTTGGATACGGCGCGATAGAAAACATCGTAAAAGAGCGCGAAAATGGCGAATTTAAAGATATAAACGACTTTGTTTCACGAATCGATAGTTTCAAGGTAAACAAAAGAGTCATAGACTCTTTAATCAAAGCTGGAGCGATGGACTGCTTAGGACTTAGTAGAAAAACGCTTGTGCAAAATATAGAGAGCATAACTGATGCTTGTAGAAGTTCAGCTAAAATCAAAAATGATGCGCAAAACTCGCTTTTTGGGCTAGAAGATGGTATAGCAGAAGTTGAGGTAAATTTAGTCGAAAATGGTGGTGAGTTTGATTTAAAAACCTTGTTAAAACTTGAAAAAGAGAGCCTTGGAATCTACATTTCAGGACATCCACTTGATGAATATGCTGATTTGATAAAAGATGTAAAATACACGCTAACAAGCGAGTTTGAAGAGCTTGAGCAGATAACTGAAACTATTTTGGTTGGTAAAATTGAAGAGATAGATGTAAAGATAACAAAATCTGGTAAAAAAATGGGCATAGTCTCAGTCATAGACTTGCATGGAAACTTTGAAATGGTCGTGTTTGACAACGTTTTAAAAGACTTAGAACGACTAGATAAAGATGAGCTTGATATGCCACACGCCTTTAGAGTTAGAATTATCAAAGATGAAAGTCAGTATAAAATCACGCTAAATGAGTTTTTAACCATAGAAGAGGTTAAAAATGGCGATTTTAAGAAAAAAAGCTATAACAAGGGCAATGGTTATGCTAGCAAAAATAGTGGTGCAAATGGATATAAAAAAAGCGATGAAGTAGCAAGAGTGATAGAAAACTATGAGTTTTTTATAGAGCTAGCCAAGCTAGATAAAGAGCGAATCGATAAAATTTACCGCTTTGCATATGCGTCAAACAACCCTAAAAATAGCAAAAAACTTATCTTAAAAGTAGCGTTTAATAGTAAAATTTTTATTTATGAGACAAACTTTTTTATAGATGAGAGCTTTATAAATAAAGTAAATGAGATTTTGGTAGCTTAA
- a CDS encoding potassium channel family protein yields the protein MKSFAVIGLGKFGHEMALNLLNQDVVLIAIDKNEASAKKIKSEIENVFIFDATDAVALKQAGISDVDAAIISTGEDIEASILCVMALQEIGVKTIIAKASSGAHGQILSKLGVNRVIYPLRDAAKNLALNLLGHQNCVIIDVTTTLKVARIKATAKLNNIRISEINEKMGSSINIIAYKKDNTWDRNPIEQILIHTDDEILVMGEQKDVSEFIKVYG from the coding sequence ATGAAAAGTTTTGCAGTTATCGGGCTTGGTAAATTTGGTCATGAAATGGCTTTAAATTTGTTAAATCAAGATGTGGTTTTAATAGCGATTGATAAAAATGAAGCTAGTGCTAAAAAGATAAAAAGCGAGATAGAAAATGTCTTTATATTTGACGCAACTGATGCTGTAGCGCTAAAACAAGCCGGTATCAGCGATGTAGACGCTGCGATAATCAGCACTGGAGAAGACATAGAAGCTAGCATACTTTGCGTTATGGCGCTTCAAGAAATCGGCGTAAAAACCATCATAGCAAAGGCTAGTAGTGGGGCGCATGGGCAAATTCTTTCAAAACTAGGCGTTAATCGAGTCATCTATCCGTTACGAGATGCGGCAAAAAATCTAGCTTTAAATTTACTCGGACATCAAAACTGCGTTATCATCGATGTTACTACAACGCTAAAAGTTGCTAGGATTAAAGCTACAGCTAAGCTTAACAACATAAGAATTTCAGAGATAAATGAGAAAATGGGCTCAAGCATAAACATCATCGCCTATAAAAAAGATAACACTTGGGATAGAAATCCTATCGAACAGATTTTAATCCACACCGATGATGAAATTTTAGTCATGGGCGAGCAAAAAGATGTGAGTGAGTTTATAAAGGTTTATGGGTAG